One genomic window of Anaerohalosphaeraceae bacterium includes the following:
- a CDS encoding glycoside hydrolase family 88 protein has protein sequence MKQKRMLGSGRFLLTVFAVFWICGFPAAALTEEEGWQSVPEILARIQPPTFPERDFVITDYGAVGDGKTVCTEAFRKAIAACHQAGGGRVVVPEGTFLTGPIHLKSGVNLHLKEGAVVRFSSNPADYLPVVFTRFEGTECMNYSPLIYAFEQENIAITGSGVLDGSADEKTWWPWKAAQKTDVQNLVKQGEQGVPVAERVYGEGHYLRPNMVQPYRCKNILIEGVMIRSSPMWHIHPVLSQNITVRNVKVIGHGPNNDGCNPESCRDVLIEGCYFDTGDDCIAIKSGRNNDGRRVNVPSENIIVRNCTMKDGHGGVVLGSEISGSVRNVFVEDCLMDSPNLDRGLRFKTNSVRGGVIERIFMRNVEMRQVREAALKIDFYYEEGDSGPFKPIVRDIFMTNVVCRKSKYPWHIRGYPHSPVQNVVLKGCVFENAEKEGVAEAVESFLVLPKDKPAASTERWSERMIRSEMTRNPQAWMIDFSPKPRWKYPSGLMMKAIWTAGILYDKPEYLEYVKSYYDILITDDGQILTYDAATYNIDNINPGKTLIDVYLRSPQAKYRKAIEALREQMRTHPRTSEGGFWHKKIYPHQMWLDGLYMGAAFLAQYAAVFEEKPLFDDVARQFVLMEKHARDPKTGLLYHGWDESRTQKWADPSTGCSPHFWGRAMGWYAMALIDTLDYFPTDHPQRKELVDILNRLMEAVVKVQDPKTGVWYQIVDKPNEKGNYLESSCSAMFVYSLLKGIRKGYLPSSMTEAAEKGYAGILKEFVEVAADGQVHLHKGCAVAGLGGSPYRDGSFNYYISEPVRSNDPKAVEPFILASLEMEMKAGLIAAK, from the coding sequence ATGAAGCAGAAACGAATGCTCGGAAGCGGGCGGTTTCTTTTGACGGTTTTTGCAGTCTTTTGGATTTGCGGCTTTCCGGCTGCTGCGTTGACGGAGGAAGAGGGCTGGCAGAGTGTGCCGGAGATTCTGGCCCGCATTCAGCCGCCGACCTTTCCCGAACGGGATTTTGTGATTACGGATTACGGGGCGGTCGGCGACGGAAAAACGGTTTGTACGGAGGCCTTCCGCAAAGCGATAGCGGCCTGTCATCAGGCCGGAGGCGGACGCGTTGTCGTGCCGGAAGGGACCTTCCTGACGGGACCGATTCATTTGAAAAGCGGGGTCAATCTCCACCTGAAGGAAGGAGCGGTTGTCCGGTTTTCCAGCAATCCGGCGGATTACCTTCCGGTGGTGTTTACGCGGTTTGAGGGGACGGAGTGCATGAATTATTCGCCCCTGATTTATGCCTTTGAGCAGGAAAATATTGCGATTACCGGCAGCGGGGTTCTGGACGGCAGTGCCGATGAAAAGACCTGGTGGCCGTGGAAAGCGGCGCAGAAGACAGATGTGCAGAATCTGGTCAAACAGGGAGAGCAGGGGGTTCCCGTGGCCGAGCGGGTGTACGGCGAGGGTCATTATCTGCGTCCGAATATGGTTCAGCCGTACCGCTGCAAGAATATTTTGATTGAAGGGGTGATGATTCGCAGCAGTCCGATGTGGCATATTCATCCGGTGCTCAGTCAGAATATCACCGTACGAAATGTCAAAGTCATCGGGCACGGACCGAACAATGACGGCTGCAATCCGGAATCCTGCCGGGATGTGCTGATTGAGGGCTGTTATTTTGATACCGGCGACGACTGCATTGCCATCAAATCGGGCCGCAACAATGACGGCCGCCGTGTGAATGTGCCGTCGGAAAACATTATTGTCCGCAATTGTACGATGAAGGACGGGCACGGCGGGGTTGTGCTGGGCAGCGAGATTTCCGGCAGCGTTCGGAATGTTTTTGTTGAAGATTGTCTGATGGACAGTCCCAATCTGGACCGCGGCCTTCGCTTTAAAACCAATTCCGTGCGAGGCGGGGTGATTGAGCGGATTTTCATGCGCAATGTGGAGATGAGACAAGTTCGGGAGGCGGCGCTGAAGATTGACTTTTATTATGAAGAAGGAGACAGCGGGCCGTTTAAGCCGATTGTCCGCGATATTTTTATGACCAACGTGGTCTGCCGCAAGAGCAAGTATCCCTGGCACATCCGCGGCTATCCGCACAGTCCGGTTCAAAATGTGGTTTTGAAGGGGTGCGTGTTTGAAAATGCAGAAAAAGAGGGCGTGGCGGAGGCGGTTGAGTCGTTTCTTGTTCTGCCCAAGGATAAACCGGCGGCCTCGACGGAGCGCTGGTCAGAACGAATGATTCGCTCCGAAATGACCCGCAACCCGCAGGCGTGGATGATTGATTTTTCGCCCAAGCCGCGATGGAAGTATCCAAGCGGGCTGATGATGAAGGCCATCTGGACGGCCGGGATTCTGTATGACAAGCCGGAGTATCTGGAGTATGTCAAGAGTTATTACGATATACTGATAACCGACGATGGGCAGATTCTGACGTATGATGCGGCCACCTATAATATTGACAACATCAATCCCGGCAAGACGCTGATTGATGTGTATTTGCGGTCTCCGCAGGCCAAGTACCGCAAGGCGATTGAGGCCCTGCGGGAACAGATGCGAACGCACCCTCGGACCTCCGAAGGCGGCTTCTGGCATAAGAAGATTTATCCGCATCAGATGTGGCTGGACGGGTTGTATATGGGGGCGGCATTTCTGGCCCAGTATGCGGCGGTGTTTGAGGAAAAGCCGCTCTTTGATGATGTGGCACGGCAGTTTGTTTTGATGGAAAAACATGCCCGTGACCCCAAAACAGGGCTGTTGTATCACGGCTGGGATGAGTCCCGCACGCAGAAATGGGCGGACCCGTCAACCGGCTGTTCGCCGCATTTCTGGGGCCGGGCGATGGGCTGGTATGCCATGGCCCTGATTGATACCCTCGATTATTTCCCGACCGACCATCCGCAGCGCAAAGAACTGGTGGACATTCTGAACCGCCTGATGGAAGCTGTGGTCAAGGTCCAGGACCCCAAGACCGGAGTCTGGTATCAAATTGTCGATAAACCAAATGAGAAAGGGAATTATCTGGAATCCTCCTGCTCGGCAATGTTCGTGTATTCCCTGCTGAAAGGGATTCGCAAGGGATATCTGCCTTCGAGTATGACGGAGGCGGCCGAGAAGGGGTATGCCGGCATTTTGAAAGAGTTTGTGGAGGTTGCGGCGGATGGGCAAGTGCATCTGCATAAGGGCTGTGCCGTCGCCGGGCTGGGGGGCAGTCCGTATCGGGACGGTTCGTTTAACTATTACATCAGCGAGCCCGTTCGAAGCAATGACCCCAAGGCCGTCGAACCGTTTATTCTGGCTTCCCTCGAAATGGAAATGAAAGCAGGTCTGATTGCCGCCAAATAA